A stretch of the Myripristis murdjan chromosome 24, fMyrMur1.1, whole genome shotgun sequence genome encodes the following:
- the abcd4 gene encoding lysosomal cobalamin transporter ABCD4, with protein MPRSENANRREKKRPKLDWKFVQRFCSIQRVLFPSWINQNVLMFGTLLVVTLTEQLIIYQVGVLPSQFYMVLADKDYPGFKNLVGLAMVLILLNSTMKSVDQYICGQMYVSWRKTLTESLHAAYFQGRVYYTLNVLREDIDNPDQRISQDVERLCKQMSTMASRLIVSPFTLAYYTYHCFHSTGWIGPVSIFCYFVIGTVANKMLMGPIVTTLFEQEKLEGDFRFKHMQIRVNAESAAFYRAGKVEHMRTDRRLQTLLLTQKSLINKELWLYIGVNTFDYVGGFLSYIIIAIPIFTGVYDGLSPGELSALISKNAFVCIYLINGFTQLIDLSTTLSDVAGYTHRIGELREVMDDILRTQCDYDPASGESYNFDSDFDIHGGPADTAFILDHVSYKSPYSDQLLVDDLSLKISQGTHLLVVGNTGTGKTSLLRVLNRLWEAESGFVHMTTCFGPRGTLFLPQKPYMTDGTLREQVIYPLKDIYPASGPVDDDRILQFLELAGVSSLLKRTGGLDEKVDWNWYDVLSPGEMQRLSFARLFYLQPKYAVLDEATSALTEEAEAQLYRACKQLGMTLVSLGHRSTLEKYHDIQLKLCGDGRWEVTKLKGSGGSLILRDPAM; from the exons ATGCCACGTTCGGAAAACGCAAataggagagagaagaaaag ACCAAAATTAGACTGGAAGTTTGTGCAGAGGTTCTGCAGTATCCAGAGGGTGCTGTTTCCATCATGGATCAATCAGAATGTGCTCATGTTCGGGACACTGCTTGTCGTCACTCTTACAG AGCAGCTGATCATTTACCAGGTGGGTGTCCTCCCCAGCCAATTCTACATGGTGCTGGCTGACAAAGACTACCCAGGCTTCAAGAATCTGGTGGGCCTTGCTATGGTGCTCATATTGCTGAACTCCACA ATGAAAAGTGTGGACCAGTACATATGCGGTCAGATGTACGTCAGCTGGAGGAAGACGCTAACCGAGAGCCTGCATGCTGCCTACTTCCAAGGAAGGGTTTATTACACACTCAATGTACTCAGAGAGGACATCGATAACCC GGACCAGCGGATCAGTCAGGATGTAGAGAGGCTGTGCAAGCAGATGAGCACCATGGCGAGTCGTCTGATTGTGTCACCATTCACCCTGGCTTACTACACCTACCACTGCTTTCACAG CACTGGCTGGATTGGACCTGTGAGTATCTTCTGTTACTTTGTGATTGGGACTGTGGCCAACAAAATGCTTATGGGGCCCATTGTGACAACTCTGTTTGAGCAAGAGAAACTGGAGGGTGACTTCAG ATTCAAGCACATGCAGATCCGAGTCAATGCAGAGTCTGCAGCCTTTTACAG aGCTGGCAAAGTGGAGCACATGAGGACTGACCGAAGACTACAGACTCTGTTGCTCACTCAAAAGAGTCTCATCAACAAGGAGCTCTGGCTGTATA TTGGGGTAAACACCTTCGACTACGTGGGAGGTTTCCTCAGCTACATCATAATTGCAATCCCGATTTTCACTGGTGTCTACGACGGTCTCAGCCCCGGCGAGCTGAGTGCACTCATCAGTAAA AACGCCTTTGTCTGCATCTACTTGATAAATGGCTTCACGCAGCTGATAGACCTGTCCACCACTCTGTCAGATGTGGCCGGATACACCCACAG GATCGGGGAGCTGAGGGAGGTGATGGATGACATCTTGCGGACGCAGTGTGACTATGACCCGGCGTCAGGGGAAAGCTACAACTTTGACAG TGACTTTGACATCCACGGAGGCCCAGCAGACACTGCCTTCATCCTGGACCATGTGTCCTACAAGTCTCCATACTCAGACCAGCTTCTTGTAGACGACCTGAGTCTCAAGATCAGCCAGGGTACTCACCTGCTCGTGGTGGGCAACACAGGCACCGGCAAGACGTCACTGCTGAGGGTCCTTAACCGTCTCTGGGAGGCAGAGAGTG GTTTTGTCCACATGACCACATGCTTTGGGCCCAGAGGGACGCTCTTCCTGCCCCAGAAGCCTTACATGACTGACGGGACACTCAGGGAACAG GTCATCTACCCCTTGAAAGATATTTACCCTGCATCAG GGCCAGTGGATGATGACAGAATTCTACAGTTTCTGGAACTAGCCGGCGTG TCCAGTCTGCTGAAGCGAACAGGCGGGTTGGATGAAAAAGTTGACTGGAACTG GTATGATGTTCTGTCTCCAGGCGAGATGCAGCGCCTCAGCTTCGCACGCCTCTTCTACCTGCAGCCCAAATATGCAG TGCTGGATGAGGCCACCAGTGCCCTGACAGAGGAGGCGGAGGCCCAGCTGTACCGAGCCTGTAAACAGCTGGGCATGACCTTGGTCAGTCTGGGACACCGTAGCACCCTGGAGAAG TACCACGATATCCAGCTGAAACTGTGTGGAGACGGCCGGTGGGAAGTCACCAAGCTAAAAGGGAGCGGAGGTAGTCTAATTCTTCGAGACCCAGCCATGTGA